In Lascolabacillus massiliensis, a single genomic region encodes these proteins:
- a CDS encoding PqqD family protein — protein sequence MKLKDNLSVRKLGNEYIMISESGSTLDYTRVISLNETAAYLIMKVEGSEFTKDELVNNLVEKYNIDIKKAEKDVQKLLDKLKKEGLIDE from the coding sequence ATGAAGCTGAAAGACAATTTATCTGTACGAAAATTAGGTAATGAATATATAATGATATCGGAAAGTGGATCAACTTTAGACTACACAAGAGTTATCAGTCTAAATGAAACTGCAGCATACCTTATTATGAAAGTTGAAGGATCTGAATTCACTAAAGATGAGTTGGTAAATAATCTTGTGGAAAAATATAATATAGATATAAAAAAAGCTGAAAAAGATGTCCAGAAACTGTTGGACAAACTAAAGAAAGAAGGTTTAATAGATGAATGA